The Methanocalculus alkaliphilus genomic interval GCGAAGGGGAGAAGAGACGAAAAAAACCGACAGCCGGGTCGAGGAACTCGATCGGGAATTATCCCGGATGGGTATCCGGATCCGTGATACCGACCAGCGGAAGGTCAGGGACGAGGTCTTCGACGAGGTCACCCTCCTCGCCCTCTATAAACTTGCCAACCGGAAGGTGATCAATGCCGTCGGGGGATCGATATCCACGGGAAAAGAGGCGAATGTCTTCTTTGCCAAACGGGGAGAGGATCTCGACTGCGTCATTAAGATCTACCGAATCCGGACCGGGAATTTTAATGTCATGAGCGATTATATCCTCGGAGATCCACGATTTGCCAGCATCAGGAGGAATAAGAAGAATATCATCTTTGCCTGGACAAAGAAGGAGTTCTCAAATCTGAAACGCGCCCTTGATGCGGGCCTTCCTGTCCCGGAGCCGATCGCCTTTGATCGCAACATCCTGATCATGGACTTCATCGGTGAGGATGGAGTACCCTATCCCCAGCTCCGTCTCAACCCGGTCGATGATCCGGAGGCTGGATACAGGGAAGTCCTCGGTCTCATCACCGACCTGTACCAGAAGGCCAGGCTCGTCCATGGCGACCTCTCCGAGTATAATATTCTTCATGGAGGGGGAAGACTCTGGCTCATCGATATGGGGCAGGCGGTGACACCGGATCACCCCTCGGCACACCGGTTCCTCTTCCGTGATATCCAGAATACCAACAGGTATTTTGGGAGCTGGTGCGAGACACTCGACGAACATGAGATCCTCAGAGGGATCGTTGGTGAAGACTTCTTCACCCCATAAATTATAGAGGATAAGGGTTATGACGATACAGGAACTGAAGGTGGCCACCGATCGGATCGGTGTCATCATAGGAAAAGGCGGGGAGACGCGAAGATCCATCGAGGAGAAGGGGCAGGCAACGATCAGTATCGACAGCCAGGAAGGTCTGGTGACCATTGAGGGGGAGGATGCCATCGGAGTGTTGCGTGCAACCGAGGTGATCCGTGCTCTCGGTCGCGGCTTTTCACCGGAGCGGGCATTCCGCCTCTTTGACGATGATGACATCATCCTGGATCTCCTCGATCTCTCGCATGTAGCCGATACACCTCAGAAGATGAACAGGATACGTGGCCGGATCATCGGCCGTGACGGAAAGGCACGAACCCAGATCGAGAATATGACCGATACCACCATCTCGATCTACGGGAAGACCGTCGGGATCATCGGACTCCCTGAGCCCGTCCTCACGGCACGAAAGGCAGTCGAGATGCTCGTCGAGGGGGCAGAGCATGGTAATGTCTTCTCATTCCTTGACCGGAGAAAGAAAGAGGCGAAGCAGGATCTCATCAGCTCCTATTACTAAGCACCTACGAAGCAGGTATCAATACGCCAGTGGAGAGCGTCGATCCAGACAAGAAAGTCCATCGGAAGGGATGGCTCCAATTATCCACTTTTTTATGAGGATGCCGGATGGTGTGGGGGACCGGGTGGGGTACCACAGCGGTATCACAGCCCGGAGAGAGACCAGACCATGGATGATATTTTCAACGAGAGAGGCACAGTACATAGGTGATAATAGGATACTCATTGTAAGAACGTATGAGTTGAATTAAATAAATTATACAAAATTTATCAAATCCAATAATAAATTGGTTCATATAATTATCGATGTGATTCCCAGTGAAAGAAGAGCTCTCCAGTGGAAATGAAGGGGTTTGGGAGGGGGATCTCGATCATCTTCCAATCCCGGAACCCCTCAGGGAACGGTACAGGGCAGCCGGGATCACCTCCCTCTATCCTCCCCAGGTTGCCTGCATCAGGGAGGGCCTTTTTTCAGGGAGAAACCTCCTGATCACCATCCCGACTGCAAGCGGGAAGACCCTTGTTGCTGAGATGGCGATGCATCATCAGATTGGAAAAGGTGGCAAATGCCTCTATGTCGTCCCTCTCAAAGCACTGGCGAGCGAGAAGTACGAGGACTTTTCGGGGAAAGGGGTCAGGGTCGGGATCGCGACCGGGGACTTCGACCGCAAGGACGAGAGGCTCGGGAGATCCGATATCATCGTGGCGACCTCAGAGAAGGTCGATTCTCTCCTCAGGAACCGTGCGGGATGGATTGACGCGATCAGCCTGATCGTCCTTGACGAGGTTCATCTCATCGGGGATGAGAGCCGCGGGGCGACCCTTGAGATGGTCATCACAACGATGCGGAACAGAAACCCGGCCCTCCAGGTGATAGGCCTCTCGGCCACGATCGGCAACCCAAAAGAACTTGCGGGGTGGCTCGATGCGGGGCTTATTGATTCGGCATGGCGGCCTGTCAGTCTCAGGGAAGGAGTCTACTATAACGGGAAGATCTCCTTTGGAGATGGTGAGAGGGAGGTTCCGTCCCCGAAGAAGGACGCGGATACGAGCCTCTGCCTTGATACTGTCGATGAGGGGGGCCAGGCCCTCGTCTTCGTCTCATCGCGAAGAAATGCTGAAGGGACGGCGAAACGGATCGCAGCTGCGCTCCGGCTTGATGAACCTGAACTGACAAGGATCGCAGATGCCGTCGAGGAGAGCGACGACAGCCAGGTTGGCAGGACACTCGCCCTCTGTATCAGGCATGGAGCAGCGTTTCACCATGCCGGTCTCTCCCGTGATGTCAGAAGGCTTGTTGAGGAGGGGTTCCGGGGAAATGCAATCCGGGTGATCGCCTCAACACCGACACTTGCCGCCGGGCTGAACCTCCCTGCGCGGCGTGTCATCATCCGTGATGTTCATAGATTCCAGGCAGGTGAGGGAATGGTCCCAATCCCTGTACGTGAGTACAGGCAGATGGCCGGCCGCGCCGGGAGGCCCGGACTTGATCCGTATGGTGAGGCGATCCTCATCGGGAAGGATGCGCGATCAAAAAAGAAGCTCTTTGAGGAGTTCATCCATGCACGGGCCGAGGAGATCGATTCGCAGTGCGCAAAGCGATCCACGCTCCTCTCCCGTATCCTTGCCCTTGTCGCAACCAGGGAGGCAGAGGAGACAAAGGCCATTACCGGTTTCTTCAGGGGAAGCTTCTATGCCACCAGGCATAAGAATCTCCAGTATCTGGACCGGCTGATCACCCGGGTTATCCGGGATCTCGAAGAGATGGAGATGATCGTGGATCTCGGATCCAGACTGGAAGCGACACAGTTTGGAGAGCTCACCTCCCGGCTCTACCTTGATCCGCGGTCAGCGATGATGATCGCAGATCAGCTTCGGGGATATGAAAAGCAAGGCGATGTACCGGTCACCCCCTTCGGGCTCCTCCATCTCCTCTCGGCCACCCCGGATATGTTCCGGCTCTACCTCCGATCCGGTGATGCGGAACTGATAGAGACGGTGGCCGAGGAGCGGGAGGAGGAGTTCCTCATCGGCAGGCCTGAGGACGTCCTTCCATGGCTTGGATATGAAGAGATCGCCTGCGCCATCAAGAACGCGCTCGTCCTTGAGAACTGGATCAATGAGGTTCCAATCGAGATGATCACGGAGCGGTTTGGGATCGGACCCGGCGACATCCACGGACTCGTTGAGGGGATCCTCTGGTTGGTTCATGCGACCCGCGAGATCTGCCGGAGGGAGATCCCCGGTCTCCTGCAGGATGTCGCTGATCTTGAAGTGCGGGTGAAGAACGGGGTAAAGGAGGAGCTCCTTCCGCTCATCAGGCTCCGGGGAATAGGTCGTGTCAGGGCACGCCAGCTCTTCAACAGCGGATACACCACACCGGAAGCCGTTGGCATGGCAGGAATCGATCGGATCGCCCCGATCATCGGGCGGAAGACCGCTGAGTCCATTCTGGATCAGATATCCGGACGATCCGAAAGAGGAGAGAAGAATACAGGAGAGAATGTGATGGAGACGAAGAGAGGAGTTTCCGGACTCCTTCAGCAGAAGGGGAAAGCAAAGCAGTCGAGCCTCGATTTCTGGGAGTGCGGGGATGAATCATGAGTAAGAATTTTCAAATCAGAATGGCACGGCTCAGGGTTGAGTCGGTTCCCGGGATGCTGGACGCGATCCGGGAGATTGGAGAGTCGCTTGGTCTTCGGATCATCTGCATGAATGCGGCGAAGATGGCAGGATACAGGCATGCGGAGAGTGCGGTTCGATATGGTCTCCGTGCAGAGGAGGAAGGGGCGATGACCGCAAGGAGCCTTGAGATGGAGATTCTCCTCTATGTCTCCGGCCAGCGCCAGACCGGAATCGGGATGACCTTTGGCCTGATTGAAGGAGAGATGATCGCATGGGTTGGGATCGTCCCCGGATCGGACGATGCCTGGAAGAAGCTCTCCGGGATTATGACCTTTATTCAGGAGGAGGAGGAGGTCCCGGAGGAGAGGATCCCCCTTCTCAAAGAGCTCTATGGAATTACCGATGAAGAGCTTGGAGTTGCCGGAAGGGACCGGATCGATGAGCTGGTCATTGAGCGAACGGCACTCCTTGAAATTCTGAAATAAGAGGAGAGAAGGGGGCTCCGGGTGGAGCTCTCACTTTTTTTGGGCATGGGAGAGGATATGGCCTATCTCCGGAAGAATGATCTCGGAGACCGCGAGCCGGACCGCCTTCGTTGAACCGGGGATGCAGAAGACGGCGCACCCTGAGATCAGACCGGCAGTTGCACGTGAGAGGATAACGGCGGTCCCGACCTCCCGCGTGCTGTACTGACGAAAAATCTCTCCAAACCCATCCATCTCCTTATCAAGGAGGGGTCGGACTGCCTCGATCGTTCGATCGTCGGGGGTGAGACCGGTTCCCCCGTTGATGATGATACAGTTTCCCTCACTCATTGCCTCGAAGAGCGTTTGTTGGATCGCCTCGTCCTGATCGGGAACAATCCGATAAAAGACAGGGGAGAGACCTGCTTCATTGAGCAGTGTTTTGATCGTCTCTCCCGAAAGATCCTCAGCTTCCGTCCTTGTAGTTGAGACGGTGATGATCGCGGGCCGCACCTCAACCTTGCGCCGATGTTCCTTGCTCATACGAGGTTGTTGATCGTCTCACCATATCTCATCTTCTGCATAAGGGAGGGGACCACCAACTACCTGGAGTCAATCCGGATGTGGCCCGGGGATTGTCTGATCTCCAGTGGAAATAAAGGGGTACAAAAATTCCTGGAGCGGGAGATGTAGATGTCCGACAGATCCGGGCATCAGAAGAGTGTACAGACATTTCGAGGGGAAGAGGGAGAAGAAAAAACTCCACTGGAAGGATGTGACGGTACTACCAGATGAAGAAACATGAAAAGGGGGACGATGAGCAGGTATTTCCACCAGGATCCGGGAGACCCCTTTGTTTCCACTGGAGATTAAAAAGATACGGATAGAAGCGAGACATAAAGGTGTATAGCGAAAATTTATGAAACAAAAATTTATTTATTTTTAAAAATATTTTAAAATGAAATTAGATAAATTATTTTAATTAAATTATGTTACTACGCATTTATTGGTGGTTTTTATGTTGTCGATCTATTCTTATTGATGATCTACTTGTGTCGTTGATTCGTTCATGTTATTGATCTACCCTTGTCGTTGATCAGCTCGTATGACTGATCCGCCGGAATCTGAAACCAAAAAGATACATATTTATACTATACTATCAAAATTACAAATGACTATAGCATATCATTTTCATCATATCACATTTTCATCATATCATCCCCTTCCATCTGGTCTCTCTCCCCTGAAATTCTCCATTCGAAACAAAGGGGTAGGGGTCCACCGGCTCCGGCACAAAAACCACTTTCACCAGAACCACCGTTTTTCACCTCCCCAATCTAAAAAGAACCATCACCATCCCCTGCTCTGGATGATGGAAGAATCTCCAACGGAAGTCATGCAACTTTCCTCCCTGCGGTCATATTTTACCTTAAAAGAACGAACCTGCTACCTCGCATCCGGAGAGTGAAGTTCCAATGGAAATGAAGGGGTCATATGTTTTCGATAGATTGTTGAATAGTGTACCTCCAGTGGAAATAGTGGGGTTTAATAGTGCGGAGATCGTCTTATGATCACCAGTCCGGTACCCGGACAATCAGACGGAGGGGATTCAACGACTGAAAAAGATGGACAATCGCTTGGCCTTTTCAAAAAGTACCTCGGGAAAAACAAGATATTCAAGAACAGGGAGGTACTCAGACATAGTTACCGGCCATCGATACTTCCTCACCGTCGTCCCCAGATCGACTCTATAGCCGCGATTCTTGCACCCTCCCTCCAGAACGAAACTCCCTCAAATATTCTGATATACGGCAAGACCGGGACCGGAAAGACGGCATGCGCCCGGTACGTCGGATCAGAACTTGAAAATGCAAGTGGCCAGATGGATACATCCTGCAGGGTTGTTCACATAAACTGCGAGGTGATCGACACCCAGTACAGGGTCCTGGCACAGATAGCAAAACTGATCACCGACACCGATCACCTCGCCTCCGATCGTGCCAAGACACATATCCCGATGACAGGATGGCCCACCGATCAGGTCTATGCGGAACTGAAGAATATCCTCGAAAACACGGGGGGGGTCCTCGTCATCATCCTCGATGAGATCGACAAACTGGTCAAGAAGAGCGGGGATGAGACTCTATACAACCTCACCAGGATCAACTCGGATCTCGAACGCTCCAAGGTCTGTATCATCGGCATCTCAAATGATCTCAGGTTTACCGACTTTCTTGATCCCCGTGTCCTCTCCTCCCTCTCTGAGGAAGAGATCGTCTTCCCTCCATACAATGCTCCCCAGCTCATCGATATCTTAAAGCAGCGATCCGATGTCGCCTTCGTCGACGGGGTTCTTGATGAGAGTGTTATCCCGCTCTGTGCGGCACTCGCAGCCCAGGAACACGGGGACGCACGCCGGGCACTCGATCTCTTCAGGGTCTCAGGAGAGCTGGCCGACAGGGCGAATGAGGATCGCGTCATGGATCGGCATGTCCGGCAGGCACAGGATAAGATCGAGACGGACAGCATGGTTGAATGCATCTCAACCCTCCCGACCCAGAGCAAGGTCGTCCTGTACGCGATGCTCCTTCTTCACCGCATTAACCAGAAGATCTTCACCAGCGGTGAGGTGATGCGTCTTTACCGTGAGATTACACGGGAACTCTCCCTTGAGACCCTTACCCACCGCCGTGTCACCGACCTCATCAGTGAATTAAATATGCTTGGTGTCATATCTACCCGTGTTGTATCAAAAGGACGGTACGGAAGGACCAAGGAGATCTCATTCGATGCGGCAACCGATCGGATATGGGATGTGATCATGAATGATCAGCGCCTGGTCGAACATCGTATCTCCCGATATAATGAAGAACAGGCCGGTAAACTCTTTAGGTGAAGACTATGGATGAGAAAGACAGGGAGATCCTACGTGTCCTTGAATCCGATTCACGTATCGGAGCAGGGGATCTTGGGACAATGCTTGGCCTCTCCCCCTCAGAGGTTCAGACACGGATTATTGCTCTTGAAAAATCCGGAATACTCAGGAAGTACACCGCCATCATCGATTGGAAGAGGGCCGGCGATGAAGGGGTTGTTGCGCTGGTCGAGCTGAAGGTCAGTCCTGAGCGTGAATATGGCTATGATCGCGTCGCCGATCGAATCGCACGATTCCCTGAGGTTAAATCCCTCCGCCTTGTCACCGGCACGTACGACTTCCAGGTGATCGTCACCGGCAGGACGATGCAAGAGATCGCCGAGTTCGTATCAGGCCAGATCGCCTCGCTTGAGAATATCAAGGAGACGGTAACGCATATCGTAATGAAGACCTACAAGGAGCATGGCTGTGAATTACAGAGAAGCGAAGGGGTCGAACGTCTCCCGTACAGTTTCTGATATCTGCGAAGGGACTCCCAGGAGAAAGTACATCTCACAACGGGCTGATGGGATCCCCCCCTCAGGTATCAGAAAATTCTTTGATCTCCTTCTCACGATGGATGACGTCATCTCCCTTGGCGTTGGGGAGCCCGACTTTAATACCCCATGGAACGTCGCCGTCGCCGGAATCGATTCCATTGAGAAGGGGGTAACATCATACACCTCAAACAAGGGTCTTCAGGATCTCCGCGAACTCGTCTCAGCATATCTCACCCGGCAGTATCATACCAAATATGATCCGGATGATGAGATCATTATCACAACCGGCGTCTCGGAAGGCCTCGATCTTGCGGTCCGGGCAGTCGTTGATCCCGGCGACGAGGTGCTCGTTGCAGATCCCTGTTATGTCTCCTATGCCCCCTGTGTCATGCTTGCCGGTGGTACCCCTGTTCCCCTGCCCTGCCCGGCAGAGGATGAGTTCCGGGTGACGCCGGATGCGCTCCTTGAGAAGGTGACGAAGAAGACGAAGCTCCTGATGATCAACTATCCAAACAATCCCTCCGGCGGGGTGATGGGGAGGGATGATCTCAGGGCAATCTCCGATATCATCGTTGATCATGATCTCCTCCTCCTCTCAGATGAGATCTACTCCGAACTCACCTATGAGGGCCGCCATGTCTCACCGGCCTCGATTGAGCCGCTCAGGGAGAGGACGATCACCCTGAACGGCTTCTCAAAGGCGTACTCCATGACCGGCTGGCGTGTCGGGTATCTCTGTGCACCATCAGATATTGCGGCTGCGGCACTGAAGATTCACCAGTATGTTATGCTCAGTACCCCGACGATGGCGCAGTATGCTGCAATTGAGGCTTTGCGGGGAGCCGAGGATGCAAAAGACCGGATGGTTGCGGAGTTCCGGATGCGCAGAAACCTCTTCGTCGCAGGTCTCAACAGGATCGGCCTGCCGTGTCATCTCCCAAAAGGTGCATTCTATGCATTCCCGTCAGTTCAGGGAACAGGACTCACGGATGAGGAGTTTGCCGAACGCCTCCTCCTCGAGCAGCAGGTGGCGGTCGTTCCAGGCCGCGCCTTTGGAGCCTCAGGAGTCGGTCATGTCAGGTGTGCTTATGCCGCATCACGCATGGATCTGGAGGAAGCGATCCGGAGGATGGGAATTTTCCTTCAGTCACTATGATGAAGAAGAAATACGAATGAATTTATAGTTCCCTCACCCCAATTTTACATGCTATATGAGTGACTCTGGTGATACTGGTGCAACCGGAGCAGTCATCTCCGGACGGCTCGAATCGATAAAAAAAGAGTATTTTCAATATATCTCTGAAAATATCGAGAAGATCGACTCCAACATTCCAGTCTTTTATGCCCAGATCTTCTCAACCATCGAGTCCAGATTTCCACAAATCAGGGATGAGGATCATGATCGGCTCTTTGATGATATCACCTACCAGATCCTGAGAAAAAGTAAGAGAGCAACCGATCCGGCATATTTTGAGAAGGTCATCCAGCAGGCCCTCCGTTTCCGGAGGAAGAAGACCGGAAGGAGAACGATCGAGACCTTCCTTGGCATTAACAAGTTACGGAGCAATCAGATCAGGGAAGCCCTCTCCCTCCTTGAGAAGTACGCACTGAAGGATGCCGTCATCGGCGTCCTGGTTGCATACTGCTACTATCGGCTGATTGAGGAGGATAAACGGACCAACCCGGATGCGTACAATGGCCCCCGGCCGGGTGATATGGAGCTCCGATCCCGCCAGCTCCTCCTTGAACTCTCACGAATCCAGCCAAAGATCGGCGATCACTCGTTCCTCAGGGGTGAGGATGCCGAATGGGTCAACCAGATCTTCTGGTTTATGATCCACCAGGCTCACAACTGGCTCCCGAGCCACCGCTGGTTCTTCAGGATTGCACTTGAGAAGGCAAAGAAAGAGGGTAGTATCCAGAAGAGGGATGAGATTCTCAAGATTGCTGCAGAGGTATATAGCGACGATCTCTACTTCCTCCGGGAGCTCTTCTCTTTTCATCTCCAGAACCATAATGGGCAGGGCGCAGCCGCAACCGTCCTCCAGATGATGCAGCAGCATCCAAAGGCACTCGAACCCGCATATTACGGGATCAAACTTTCATTCCTCTCGGGAAAGAAGGATACCTACTTCAGATTCAGAAAACTCGCCATTGTCAGGGGGATGCCGGAGTATCTCCTCGGCCTCTTTGATGCCTCGCAATTCCTCCTCTCCGGGAACAGGGCCGAAGGTCTCCTCTGCTTCAAGGATCTGAAGACGAAGTATGACTCGCTTGAGTACCTCGTCTCCCTCCTCTCCTATGTGGCGGAAGATTTCTTCTCAGATGATGAAAAAACCATCAGATCAGCCAGAAAGGTCTATCTGAATGCGCTTGACGGATACTGCCTTGGGATCATCCGCAGGAAGGATGGCTGATCCCATCTCTCTTCCACAATCATAGGTATAATTGGATCAGAGATCCAATCTATTTACCATGTTGAGAGACCAGGAGATCGTCGCCCGGTTCTGTGAGGCCGGTCATCTCGTTGATCCGACGGTCGTCTCCTACATACAGGAGAAAGGGGACTCATCACTCATTCAGGCAATTCTTCAATCCCTCTCCGCTGATTGCCCAGTCGTTCTCCCCTCCCATATCCCCTCCCTCACCCAGCGGCGTGACGGCATGCGGTTCACCGCCGATCCGATCCTTGAGGTTATCGAGGGGATGGAGGGATCGGCCGGCCCGGTCCGGCAGATAGAAGATTACGCCAGCCTCTTCCGGAACCGGTATGATACCCTTGGCTCTCTCATCCGGAAGCGGACAGGTTCAATCCCGGTTGAGGCGCTGATACGCTCATCGCGGTTCCGTGACAGCGATGTGACGATCATCGGTATCGTTCTTGATGTGAAGACGACAGCAAAAGGCCATCGCATTGTAGAGCTTGAAGATCCGACCGGTATCATCCCCGTCCTCTTCAATAATAGCCGTGAAGGCTTCGCTGATGCGGAACGGATTGTTCCTGACGAGGTGATCGGGGTCCGGGGAAAACTCT includes:
- a CDS encoding MogA/MoaB family molybdenum cofactor biosynthesis protein, with protein sequence MSKEHRRKVEVRPAIITVSTTRTEAEDLSGETIKTLLNEAGLSPVFYRIVPDQDEAIQQTLFEAMSEGNCIIINGGTGLTPDDRTIEAVRPLLDKEMDGFGEIFRQYSTREVGTAVILSRATAGLISGCAVFCIPGSTKAVRLAVSEIILPEIGHILSHAQKK
- a CDS encoding ORC1-type DNA replication protein; its protein translation is MITSPVPGQSDGGDSTTEKDGQSLGLFKKYLGKNKIFKNREVLRHSYRPSILPHRRPQIDSIAAILAPSLQNETPSNILIYGKTGTGKTACARYVGSELENASGQMDTSCRVVHINCEVIDTQYRVLAQIAKLITDTDHLASDRAKTHIPMTGWPTDQVYAELKNILENTGGVLVIILDEIDKLVKKSGDETLYNLTRINSDLERSKVCIIGISNDLRFTDFLDPRVLSSLSEEEIVFPPYNAPQLIDILKQRSDVAFVDGVLDESVIPLCAALAAQEHGDARRALDLFRVSGELADRANEDRVMDRHVRQAQDKIETDSMVECISTLPTQSKVVLYAMLLLHRINQKIFTSGEVMRLYREITRELSLETLTHRRVTDLISELNMLGVISTRVVSKGRYGRTKEISFDAATDRIWDVIMNDQRLVEHRISRYNEEQAGKLFR
- a CDS encoding aminotransferase class I/II-fold pyridoxal phosphate-dependent enzyme, with product MAVNYREAKGSNVSRTVSDICEGTPRRKYISQRADGIPPSGIRKFFDLLLTMDDVISLGVGEPDFNTPWNVAVAGIDSIEKGVTSYTSNKGLQDLRELVSAYLTRQYHTKYDPDDEIIITTGVSEGLDLAVRAVVDPGDEVLVADPCYVSYAPCVMLAGGTPVPLPCPAEDEFRVTPDALLEKVTKKTKLLMINYPNNPSGGVMGRDDLRAISDIIVDHDLLLLSDEIYSELTYEGRHVSPASIEPLRERTITLNGFSKAYSMTGWRVGYLCAPSDIAAAALKIHQYVMLSTPTMAQYAAIEALRGAEDAKDRMVAEFRMRRNLFVAGLNRIGLPCHLPKGAFYAFPSVQGTGLTDEEFAERLLLEQQVAVVPGRAFGASGVGHVRCAYAASRMDLEEAIRRMGIFLQSL
- a CDS encoding serine protein kinase RIO, whose protein sequence is MGRRGEETKKTDSRVEELDRELSRMGIRIRDTDQRKVRDEVFDEVTLLALYKLANRKVINAVGGSISTGKEANVFFAKRGEDLDCVIKIYRIRTGNFNVMSDYILGDPRFASIRRNKKNIIFAWTKKEFSNLKRALDAGLPVPEPIAFDRNILIMDFIGEDGVPYPQLRLNPVDDPEAGYREVLGLITDLYQKARLVHGDLSEYNILHGGGRLWLIDMGQAVTPDHPSAHRFLFRDIQNTNRYFGSWCETLDEHEILRGIVGEDFFTP
- a CDS encoding KH domain-containing protein, giving the protein MTIQELKVATDRIGVIIGKGGETRRSIEEKGQATISIDSQEGLVTIEGEDAIGVLRATEVIRALGRGFSPERAFRLFDDDDIILDLLDLSHVADTPQKMNRIRGRIIGRDGKARTQIENMTDTTISIYGKTVGIIGLPEPVLTARKAVEMLVEGAEHGNVFSFLDRRKKEAKQDLISSYY
- the cgi121 gene encoding KEOPS complex subunit Cgi121 → MSKNFQIRMARLRVESVPGMLDAIREIGESLGLRIICMNAAKMAGYRHAESAVRYGLRAEEEGAMTARSLEMEILLYVSGQRQTGIGMTFGLIEGEMIAWVGIVPGSDDAWKKLSGIMTFIQEEEEVPEERIPLLKELYGITDEELGVAGRDRIDELVIERTALLEILK
- a CDS encoding ATP-dependent DNA helicase, which produces MKEELSSGNEGVWEGDLDHLPIPEPLRERYRAAGITSLYPPQVACIREGLFSGRNLLITIPTASGKTLVAEMAMHHQIGKGGKCLYVVPLKALASEKYEDFSGKGVRVGIATGDFDRKDERLGRSDIIVATSEKVDSLLRNRAGWIDAISLIVLDEVHLIGDESRGATLEMVITTMRNRNPALQVIGLSATIGNPKELAGWLDAGLIDSAWRPVSLREGVYYNGKISFGDGEREVPSPKKDADTSLCLDTVDEGGQALVFVSSRRNAEGTAKRIAAALRLDEPELTRIADAVEESDDSQVGRTLALCIRHGAAFHHAGLSRDVRRLVEEGFRGNAIRVIASTPTLAAGLNLPARRVIIRDVHRFQAGEGMVPIPVREYRQMAGRAGRPGLDPYGEAILIGKDARSKKKLFEEFIHARAEEIDSQCAKRSTLLSRILALVATREAEETKAITGFFRGSFYATRHKNLQYLDRLITRVIRDLEEMEMIVDLGSRLEATQFGELTSRLYLDPRSAMMIADQLRGYEKQGDVPVTPFGLLHLLSATPDMFRLYLRSGDAELIETVAEEREEEFLIGRPEDVLPWLGYEEIACAIKNALVLENWINEVPIEMITERFGIGPGDIHGLVEGILWLVHATREICRREIPGLLQDVADLEVRVKNGVKEELLPLIRLRGIGRVRARQLFNSGYTTPEAVGMAGIDRIAPIIGRKTAESILDQISGRSERGEKNTGENVMETKRGVSGLLQQKGKAKQSSLDFWECGDES
- a CDS encoding Lrp/AsnC family transcriptional regulator encodes the protein MDEKDREILRVLESDSRIGAGDLGTMLGLSPSEVQTRIIALEKSGILRKYTAIIDWKRAGDEGVVALVELKVSPEREYGYDRVADRIARFPEVKSLRLVTGTYDFQVIVTGRTMQEIAEFVSGQIASLENIKETVTHIVMKTYKEHGCELQRSEGVERLPYSF